A portion of the Oncorhynchus masou masou isolate Uvic2021 chromosome 11, UVic_Omas_1.1, whole genome shotgun sequence genome contains these proteins:
- the agxt2 gene encoding alanine--glyoxylate aminotransferase 2, mitochondrial, whose amino-acid sequence MHKVFSRFNGPCLDRVKYSYNAFTGLAKFHRPSGALFKKSAVKHPPPDLPEMPPCSFNPEEYKDMSKERMMEIRRQNCNPMTMKVTYYKKPVYIHQGHMQWLWDVDGRRYLDLFAGVATVSVGHCHPKVTAAAEKQLRKLWHTTNIYVYSPLHEYTEKLAATLPDPLKVIYLTNSGSEANDLAMLMARLHTGNFDVITLRGSYHGGSPHTMGLTSNAAYKYPVASGLGCHNTMCPDVFAGPWGGSNCRDSPIQTIRDCSCPQGSCTANDRYIEQLNEVFVTSVPSRIAAFFAEPIMGVGGAVQYPKNFLKDTYKLVRERGGVCIADEVQTGFGRTGSHFWGFQGHDVIPDMVTMAKGIANGFPMGAVVTTPEVAASFAKGVHFNTFGGNPVACAIASSVLDTMEEDGTQQISHNVGTYLLTELAKMRDKYEIIGDVRGKGLQIGVEMVKDKASRKPLPPAAMSEIFEDTKDMGVLIGKGGVYGQTFRIKPPMCITRDDADFFLAVFNQALHNYMEDHH is encoded by the exons ATGCATAAGGTTTTCTCCCGATTCAATGGCCCATGTTTGGATCGGGTAAAATACTCCTACAATGCCTTTACTGGCTTGGCCAAATTCCATCGGCCTAGTG GTGCATTATTTAAAAAGTCTGCAGTGAAACACCCACCCCCTGACCTCCCTGAGATGCCCCCGTGTAGCTTTAATCCAGAAGAATACAAG GACATGTCCAAAGAGCGTATGATGGAGATTCGGAGGCAGAACTGCAACCCAATGACCATGAAAGTCACCTACTACAAGAAGCCAGTGTACATCCACCAGGGACACATGCAGTGGCTGTGGGACGTGGACGGGAGGCGCTACCTAGACCTGTTCGCTGGCGTTGCCACTGTCAGCGTGGGGCACTGCCACCC TAAGGTGACGGCGGCGGCGGAAAAGCAGCTGAGAAAGCTGTGGCACACGACTAACATCTACGTGTATTCCCCTCTGCATGAGTACACTGAGAAGCTCGCTGCCACCCTGCCAGACCCGCTGAAG GTTATCTACCTGACAAACAGTGGCTCCGAGGCCAACGACCTGGCTATGCTCATGGCTAGGCTCCACACAGGAAACTTTGACGTCATCACACTGAG GGGTTCCTACCATGGTGGCAGTCCACATACTATGGGTCTCACCTCCAATGCAGCCTATAAGTATCCTGTTGCCTCTGGGTTAGGCTGCCACAAT aCCATGTGTCCTGATGTATTTGCTGGCCCATGGGGAGGAAGCAACTGTAGAGACTCCCCAATCCAGACCATTAGGGACTGTAGCTGTCCTCAAG GATCATGTACCGCGAATGACAGATACATTGAGCAGCTGAACGAGGTTTTTGTCACCAGCGTCCCCAGTCGTATCGCTGCGTTCTTCGCTGAACCTATTATG GGAGTTGGAGGAGCTGTCCAATACCCCAAGAACTTCCTCAAGGACACCTACAAACttgtgagggagagaggtggggtctgCATTGCAGATGAG GTCCAGACAGGGTTTGGCCGCACAGGAAGTCACTTCTGGGGGTTCCAAGGTCATGATGTCATACCAGACATGGTCACCATGGCAAAGGGTATCGCTAATGGATTTCCTATGGGAGCGGTTGTCACGACACCAG AGGTGGCCGCTTCATTTGCCAAGGGAGTTCACTTCAACACGTTCGGTGGTAATCCTGTGGCATGTGCCATCGCCTCATCTGTTCTAGAT ACCATGGAGGAGGACGGCACGCAGCAGATCAGCCACAACGTGGGGACTTATCTGCTGACAGAGCTGGCCAAGATGAGGGACAAGTATGAGATCATTGGGGATGTCCGAGGGAAGGGACTGCAGATTGGAGTGGAGATGGTGAAAGATAAG GCGAGCCGCAAACCTCTCCCACCAGCAGCCATGAGCGAGATTTTCGAAGACACCAAAGACATGGGTGTTCTGATTGGGAAGggaggagtgtatggacag